The Cotesia glomerata isolate CgM1 unplaced genomic scaffold, MPM_Cglom_v2.3 scaffold_2344, whole genome shotgun sequence genomic sequence CAAGTGTTGACAGCTCAGAACGCACAGTTCCTCAAAAGCCTTGGATTAAAATTACGTGGAAAATcggcaaaataaaaaagatcaaTTTGTGCTGCGTTGTATCACCATGGCGGAAATCTTAGATATTCAAAAACCAATAATCTTCGATGAATCAGTTTCTCACTATGAAGTTCATTCTCATTTACCATatacatcatcatcattaaataatagtGATGAAATCAGAATCAGTATTCAACATCAAGATCTGTGTATTTTACCAAGCAAAAGTTCATTACACATCTGTGGGAGATTTGTTAAAGAAGATAACACAGCTGTAACAGAATCTATGGAATTAGTCAACATGGCTATTTGTCATATGTTTGAGGAGATACGCTATGAACTGAATGCTGTAGAGATTGATAGATGTAAAAATGTTGGTATTACAAgccttatgaaaaattatgtatCGCAGAGTCCAGGACGGGGAAATATTATGGAGAACGCGGGTTGGCTAACACAAGCAGCTAATAAATTAACCGATGCTGATGGTTATTTTGATATATCTATACCGCTAAGTTTCATATTTGGATTCGCTGAAGATTACAAtcgcattattattaatgctaAA encodes the following:
- the LOC123274139 gene encoding uncharacterized protein LOC123274139, which translates into the protein MAEILDIQKPIIFDESVSHYEVHSHLPYTSSSLNNSDEIRISIQHQDLCILPSKSSLHICGRFVKEDNTAVTESMELVNMAICHMFEEIRYELNAVEIDRCKNVGITSLMKNYVSQSPGRGNIMENAGWLTQAANKLTDADGYFDISIPLSFIFGFAEDYNRIIINAKHELILIRSNADTNAYIHKPANAQAVADKVKIVLNKVEWNVPYITMSDKQKIQTLNFISHDPAIPLSFRTWQLYEYPLLPKTTKHVWPIKTSTQLEKPRY